From a single Eleginops maclovinus isolate JMC-PN-2008 ecotype Puerto Natales chromosome 18, JC_Emac_rtc_rv5, whole genome shotgun sequence genomic region:
- the map6b gene encoding microtubule-associated protein 6 homolog isoform X2: MAWPCITRACCINRFWTELDKGDIAVPLVFTKYSDVGEVQHLPHHPQPRLKRAGAIAIETQPRSGEQEPGKAPPATGAAAGKDGSAASVMRQDFKAWRVRPEPSCKPRNEFQRSAAPFNNETQYQKDYKAWPIAKKHDHPWIPKPSPTSAGPERSAGGGKPEQAATEVESGVEKSEIEEKTQEKESKEPPKRSGKREKSAERQTVEKTEEQVSADLSAEQKKGRAAADALNRQIKQVTSSSYRTEFKAYKDVKPVKAIKAPSQYKPPMEESSRETSYSATYKGEQVKAQPADNKLIDRRRIRSLYSEPGKEPSKDVSETESSSVLNLL; the protein is encoded by the exons ATGGCATGGCCGTGCATCACGCGTGCCTGCTGCATCAACCGCTTTTGGACAGAACTGGACAAAGGGGACATCGCAGTGCCTTTGGTTTTCACCAAATACTCCGATGTGGGCGAGGTGCAGCATCTTCCCCATCATCCGCAGCCGAGACTGAAGAGGGCCGGTGCCATTGCTATAGAGACCCAGCCTCGTTCTGGTGAGCAGGAGCCCGGGAAGGCACCGCCCGCGACGGGTGCCGCAGCGGGCAAAGATGGCTCTGCTGCGTCTGTCATGCGCCAAGACTTCAAGGCGTGGAGAGTGCGCCCCGAGCCCAGCTGTAAACCCAGGAATGAGTTCCAACGCTCGGCGGCCCCGTTCAATAACGAAACTCAGTACCAGAAGGATTATAAGGCCTGGCCTATAGCGAAGAAGCACGACCACCCCTGGATCCCCAAACCTAGCCCCACCTCCGCTGGGCCAGAGCGAAGCGCAGGGGGCGGAAAACCGGAGCAGGCGGCCACCGAGGTCGAGAGCGGCGTGGAAAAGAGCGAGATCGAAGAGAAAACACAGGAGAAAGAGTCAAAAGAGCCGCCGAAGAGAAGCGGAAAGAGGGAAAagtctgcagagagacaaactGTGGAGAAGACGGAGGAGCAGGTTTCTGCGGATTTGAGCGCCGAGCAGAAGAAAGGCAGAGCGGCAGCAGATGCTCTCAACAGACAGATAAAGCAGGTGACTTCCAGCAGCTACAG gACTGAGTTCAAGGCATATAAGGATGTGAAACCAGTGAAGGCCATTAAAGCTCCATCTCAGTATAAACCCCCAATGGAGGAGAGCAGCCGTGAAACCAGCTACAGCGCCACATACAAGGGGGAGCAGGTGAAGGCTCAGCCCGCTGACAACAAGCTGATAGATCGCAGGAGGATACGCAGCCTGTACAGTGAGCCGGGCAAGGAACCTAGCAAG GACGTCTCAGAGACTGAGAGCAGCTCTGTTCTAAATCTGCTGTAG